The following coding sequences are from one Natrarchaeobaculum sulfurireducens window:
- a CDS encoding PHP domain-containing protein → MLSVELHVHSALSYDGRDPVELILEQAEAVGLDAIAITDHDEIDASLEAVRRAPEYGLVGIPGMEISSKAGHILGFGLEEAVPAGLSYESTIDAIHAQGGLAVIPHPFQESRHGVMARVTRDDLEKGDAIEVYNSRLLTGRANRQARRFAKRRDMPMTAGSDAHISEMVGQAITRVDADDRSADAILEAIREGKTSVEGKRTPWHISFRQAAGGVSRRVRSGLVGLFE, encoded by the coding sequence GTGCTGTCGGTCGAACTCCACGTCCACTCGGCGCTGTCGTACGACGGCCGGGACCCCGTCGAGCTCATCTTAGAACAGGCCGAAGCCGTCGGTCTCGACGCGATCGCGATTACGGACCACGACGAGATCGACGCCAGCCTCGAGGCCGTCCGGCGAGCGCCGGAGTACGGACTCGTCGGCATCCCCGGAATGGAGATCTCGAGCAAGGCTGGACACATCCTCGGCTTCGGGCTCGAGGAGGCAGTCCCGGCTGGGCTCTCTTACGAGTCGACGATCGACGCAATCCACGCCCAGGGCGGGCTCGCAGTCATCCCACACCCGTTCCAGGAGTCCCGACACGGCGTGATGGCCCGAGTTACCCGCGACGACCTCGAGAAGGGGGACGCGATCGAAGTGTACAACTCCCGGTTGCTCACGGGTCGGGCGAACCGCCAGGCCAGACGGTTCGCCAAACGACGAGACATGCCGATGACCGCGGGCAGCGACGCCCACATCAGCGAGATGGTTGGCCAGGCGATCACCCGGGTCGACGCCGACGACCGCTCCGCCGACGCCATCCTCGAGGCCATCCGCGAGGGCAAAACGTCGGTCGAAGGAAAACGAACGCCGTGGCACATCAGCTTCCGGCAGGCCGCCGGCGGCGTCTCCCGACGAGTCAGAAGTGGGCTCGTTGGCCTCTTCGAATGA
- a CDS encoding asparagine synthase C-terminal domain-containing protein — protein MSLRGSSPSVVRGALETGDPLPGGAGFAGVVDGLLVRDVLGRVPLFVDRSGQVSVSDGWAFEPTDLEDPVLVPAGTATSLETLAGDVSRLHSKSPTSAFERRWRLPEPDPEADPDAALESLDRAIRTATDTVRADDRDVAVAFSGGVDSALVAERLDAPLYVVGFPDSHDVEAARSAAAAMDRELTVVELEPADLERAVPAVARAIGRTNAMDVQIALPLSLVGERVAADGYDALAVGQGADELFGGYEKVVHLDHRVDADTTRGAVRESILTLPDQLPRDVLAIEATGLEPVAPLLYDAVVDAALRLPDALLADEERRKRGFRRVAGRYLPEEVTDRNKKAVQYGSLVARELDRLARQNGYKRRIGDHVTKYIESLLDDPVRTATDRDSR, from the coding sequence ATGAGTCTCCGCGGCTCGAGTCCGTCCGTCGTCCGCGGGGCACTCGAGACCGGCGACCCCCTCCCCGGCGGAGCCGGGTTCGCGGGAGTCGTCGACGGGCTGCTCGTCCGGGACGTGCTCGGGCGCGTCCCGCTGTTCGTCGATCGCAGCGGTCAGGTCTCCGTCTCGGACGGGTGGGCGTTCGAGCCGACCGACCTCGAAGATCCCGTCCTCGTACCTGCGGGCACTGCGACCTCCCTCGAGACGCTCGCAGGTGACGTCTCTCGACTCCACTCGAAGAGTCCGACGTCCGCCTTCGAACGGCGCTGGCGGCTCCCGGAGCCCGACCCCGAAGCCGACCCGGACGCCGCACTCGAGTCTCTCGATCGGGCGATCCGAACCGCGACCGACACGGTTCGAGCCGACGACCGCGACGTGGCGGTCGCCTTCTCCGGCGGGGTCGACTCCGCGCTCGTCGCCGAACGGCTCGACGCACCGCTTTACGTCGTCGGCTTTCCGGACAGCCACGACGTCGAGGCCGCCCGGAGCGCCGCCGCAGCGATGGATCGGGAGCTAACGGTCGTCGAGCTCGAGCCCGCTGACCTCGAGCGGGCGGTCCCGGCCGTCGCGCGGGCGATCGGTCGAACGAACGCGATGGACGTCCAGATCGCCCTGCCGCTGTCTCTGGTCGGCGAACGCGTCGCCGCCGACGGCTACGACGCGCTGGCGGTCGGCCAGGGTGCCGACGAACTGTTTGGCGGCTACGAGAAGGTCGTCCACCTCGACCATCGCGTCGACGCCGACACCACCCGTGGCGCAGTCCGCGAGAGCATCCTGACGCTGCCCGATCAGCTCCCGCGGGACGTCCTCGCCATCGAGGCGACCGGCCTCGAGCCCGTCGCGCCACTGCTCTACGACGCCGTCGTCGACGCCGCACTCCGGCTTCCCGACGCGTTGCTCGCCGACGAGGAGCGTCGAAAGCGCGGCTTCCGTCGCGTTGCGGGCCGGTACCTCCCGGAAGAAGTCACTGACCGGAACAAAAAAGCCGTCCAGTACGGGAGCCTCGTCGCCCGTGAACTCGACCGACTCGCCCGTCAGAACGGCTACAAACGACGGATCGGCGATCACGTCACGAAGTACATTGAGTCATTACTCGACGACCCGGTCAGGACGGCAACGGACAGAGACTCGCGGTAA
- the nrfD gene encoding NrfD/PsrC family molybdoenzyme membrane anchor subunit, producing the protein MSTKTPTEADILRPIKNTSKAYFVLFAVAGLAFATFLAGWAYQLQQGMVVTGLSDWGTGGGVTWGLYIGAFIWWVGIAHGGIILSAAVRLLGMDRYMPVARLAEMLTLAGLSAAGFYVIVHMGRPDRMVTSVLGHYHITVNNSPLVWDVTVITAYFVLTATYLALTLRYDITRLRDDLPNIFEPVYKMMTIGYTKKEDEVIDRMVWWVALAIIIMAPLLLHGGVIPWLFALLPTYPSWFGGIQGPQFLTIALTSAISGVIILSYAFRRAYNWDHIITDDVFRGLLLWLGFFSLLFLWLQLQQLAVGNFFPPVDAQPSSASKLSHPMYVIPMLMVVGVLAFIFATVLRPSLFTKARAIGAALLVLAATLVEKTYFVLSGLWYPTFSIYEATPGDYFPSWIELSSILGTIGMVTLFFLVVTKVVPVVELHAIEHLRGDHGHGHDEAVESATEQEVEA; encoded by the coding sequence ATGAGCACCAAGACGCCGACCGAGGCGGACATTCTGCGGCCGATCAAAAACACCTCGAAAGCGTACTTCGTACTCTTTGCTGTCGCGGGGCTGGCGTTCGCCACCTTCCTCGCCGGCTGGGCGTACCAGCTTCAGCAAGGGATGGTCGTCACCGGCCTCTCCGACTGGGGAACCGGTGGCGGCGTCACGTGGGGGCTGTACATCGGCGCGTTCATCTGGTGGGTCGGGATCGCTCACGGCGGTATCATCCTCTCGGCTGCCGTTCGTCTGCTCGGGATGGATCGGTACATGCCAGTCGCCCGACTCGCAGAGATGCTCACGCTCGCCGGTCTTTCGGCGGCCGGCTTCTACGTTATCGTCCACATGGGCCGTCCGGACCGGATGGTCACCAGTGTTCTCGGCCACTACCACATCACAGTCAACAACTCGCCGCTCGTGTGGGACGTGACCGTCATTACGGCGTATTTCGTCTTGACGGCGACGTATCTCGCACTCACGCTTCGGTACGACATTACGCGCCTGCGTGACGACCTGCCGAACATCTTCGAACCGGTCTACAAGATGATGACCATCGGTTACACGAAGAAAGAAGACGAGGTCATCGACCGGATGGTCTGGTGGGTCGCACTCGCGATCATCATCATGGCACCGCTTCTGCTCCACGGCGGTGTGATCCCGTGGCTGTTCGCACTGCTGCCGACGTATCCCAGCTGGTTCGGCGGCATCCAGGGCCCACAGTTCCTCACTATCGCACTCACGTCCGCGATCAGTGGCGTGATCATCCTCTCGTATGCGTTCCGACGTGCGTACAACTGGGACCACATCATCACTGACGACGTCTTCCGCGGACTGCTCCTGTGGCTTGGGTTCTTCTCCCTGCTGTTCCTCTGGCTGCAGCTCCAGCAGCTCGCCGTGGGTAACTTCTTCCCGCCAGTCGACGCTCAGCCGTCGTCCGCATCGAAGCTCTCGCATCCGATGTACGTCATCCCGATGCTGATGGTCGTCGGCGTGTTGGCGTTCATCTTCGCGACCGTCCTTCGACCGTCGCTGTTCACGAAAGCCCGCGCCATCGGCGCTGCCCTCCTCGTGCTGGCCGCGACGTTGGTCGAGAAGACGTACTTCGTCCTCTCGGGTCTCTGGTACCCAACGTTCAGCATCTACGAGGCCACGCCCGGTGACTACTTCCCGAGCTGGATCGAACTCTCGTCGATCCTGGGAACCATCGGAATGGTGACGCTGTTCTTCCTCGTCGTCACCAAGGTCGTTCCAGTCGTTGAACTCCACGCAATCGAGCATCTGCGCGGCGACCACGGCCACGGCCACGACGAGGCCGTTGAAAGCGCAACCGAGCAGGAGGTGGAAGCATGA
- a CDS encoding Mrp/NBP35 family ATP-binding protein produces the protein MSITEHEFKIKLEEVEDPDIGEDIVTLGLVNDVAIEDETARISLALNAPYAPSEMELGNQIRELCDEVGLEADLRAHVGEEHGFDDTVLPQVRNVIAVSSGKGGVGKTTVAANLAAGLEKRGAMVGILDADIHGPNVPRILPVEGEPGVMPNEDIVPPRSDGVRVISMGFMMEDDDDPAILRGPMVNKFMLKFLEGVEWGRLDYLIVDLPPGTGDATLNLLQSMPVTGSVVVTTPQEMALDDTRKGVQMFQKHETPVLGVVENMSSFICPSCGDEHGLFGTEGADGIVDKYDVPLLGRIPIHPDFGADGTSGPIVKDDDSEVQDHIEEVVGEIADRIGETNRRTVAEHTPDEPFDTLPTETED, from the coding sequence ATGAGCATCACCGAACACGAATTCAAGATCAAACTCGAGGAGGTCGAAGACCCCGATATCGGCGAGGATATCGTCACGCTGGGACTGGTCAACGACGTCGCGATCGAGGACGAGACGGCTCGCATCTCGCTCGCATTGAACGCACCGTACGCTCCCTCGGAGATGGAACTGGGCAATCAAATTCGGGAGCTCTGTGACGAGGTCGGTCTCGAGGCCGATCTGCGTGCCCACGTCGGCGAAGAGCACGGGTTCGATGACACGGTCCTCCCGCAAGTCCGAAACGTCATCGCGGTTTCTTCAGGGAAAGGCGGCGTCGGCAAGACGACAGTGGCTGCGAACCTCGCGGCTGGCCTCGAGAAACGCGGCGCGATGGTCGGCATCCTAGACGCCGACATCCACGGGCCGAACGTCCCACGAATCCTGCCCGTCGAGGGTGAACCCGGTGTCATGCCGAACGAAGACATCGTTCCGCCACGATCCGACGGCGTCCGCGTCATCAGCATGGGATTCATGATGGAAGACGACGACGACCCCGCGATCCTCCGGGGTCCGATGGTCAACAAATTCATGCTCAAATTCCTCGAGGGCGTCGAGTGGGGCCGACTCGATTACCTCATCGTCGACCTGCCCCCGGGAACCGGTGACGCGACGCTCAACCTGTTGCAGTCGATGCCGGTCACTGGCTCGGTCGTCGTCACGACGCCACAGGAGATGGCTCTCGACGACACCCGAAAAGGTGTCCAGATGTTCCAAAAACACGAGACGCCGGTGCTCGGCGTCGTCGAGAACATGAGTTCGTTCATCTGTCCAAGCTGTGGCGACGAACACGGGCTGTTCGGAACCGAGGGGGCGGACGGGATCGTCGACAAATACGACGTCCCGCTGCTCGGTCGGATCCCGATTCACCCGGACTTCGGTGCCGACGGCACCTCGGGTCCGATCGTCAAAGACGACGACAGCGAGGTTCAAGACCACATCGAGGAGGTCGTCGGCGAGATCGCCGACCGGATCGGCGAGACGAACCGCCGCACAGTCGCCGAACACACACCCGACGAACCGTTCGATACGCTGCCGACCGAGACGGAAGACTAA
- a CDS encoding cupin domain-containing protein, producing the protein MSLDRYADALADLEPAEGDLESTELVVTDDVLVKAFALGPGAELEAHEHGDSTNVFHVLSGTVTVVQDETTDRVEAPGVVLNERGVVHGARNETDETVVFTASLCPLPS; encoded by the coding sequence ATGTCGCTCGATCGTTACGCCGACGCGCTTGCCGACCTCGAGCCAGCCGAGGGGGACCTCGAGAGTACCGAACTCGTCGTCACCGACGACGTCCTGGTCAAGGCGTTCGCGCTTGGTCCGGGGGCTGAACTCGAGGCGCACGAACACGGAGACAGTACGAACGTCTTCCACGTACTCTCGGGGACAGTCACCGTCGTGCAAGACGAAACAACAGACCGAGTCGAAGCACCGGGTGTCGTTCTCAACGAGCGTGGAGTCGTCCACGGTGCGCGAAACGAGACCGACGAGACGGTCGTGTTTACCGCGAGTCTCTGTCCGTTGCCGTCCTGA